One window from the genome of Jeotgalibaca sp. MA1X17-3 encodes:
- a CDS encoding pseudouridine synthase — protein MRIDKLLEKEGFGSRKTVKRLFQKKLVKVDGQVVVEGSSNVDSSTHHITVMDQIVNGADHVYYLMNKPKGTVTARTDAKKKTVMDLIQNQDQTPNLYPVGRLDRDTEGLLLITDNGPLGYQLLLPDKQVSKTYEAIINEQVTQADVEHFKKGIVFIGGVVCKPAQLIILSASETESQVQLTIQEGKFHQVKKMFLAVGKKVIYLKRITMGPLHLEETLAPGEYRELNREELERLKEYFR, from the coding sequence ATGCGCATTGATAAATTATTAGAGAAAGAAGGATTTGGTTCGCGTAAAACGGTCAAAAGACTTTTCCAAAAGAAGCTTGTAAAAGTAGATGGACAAGTCGTTGTTGAGGGCAGTTCCAATGTTGATTCTAGCACTCATCATATTACAGTGATGGACCAGATAGTGAACGGTGCAGACCATGTTTACTACCTAATGAATAAACCGAAAGGAACCGTGACCGCACGTACTGACGCAAAAAAGAAGACCGTTATGGACCTCATTCAAAACCAGGACCAAACACCTAACTTGTATCCCGTGGGTCGATTAGATAGAGATACAGAAGGATTGTTATTGATAACAGATAATGGTCCCCTAGGATATCAATTGCTTCTTCCAGACAAACAAGTTTCAAAAACATATGAAGCCATTATCAATGAACAAGTTACTCAAGCAGATGTAGAACATTTTAAAAAAGGAATTGTATTTATTGGTGGAGTTGTTTGTAAACCTGCTCAATTAATTATCTTATCTGCTTCTGAAACAGAGAGTCAAGTCCAGTTAACCATTCAAGAAGGAAAGTTTCATCAAGTCAAAAAAATGTTTTTAGCGGTAGGAAAAAAAGTAATCTATCTAAAACGAATAACGATGGGACCCCTTCATTTAGAAGAAACGTTAGCGCCAGGAGAATACCGTGAATTGAATCGAGAAGAATTAGAAAGACTAAAAGAATATTTTCGATAA
- a CDS encoding OadG family protein has translation MNDTFLLSDGLIVTFVAMFTVFIILASIWGLMEIVHKITKRITIAPPIPTSPDILGESEIEVDKNREMVAILMALIYAHEEKPAKKYEVIEIKQIK, from the coding sequence ATGAATGATACATTTCTTCTTAGTGATGGATTGATTGTGACTTTTGTAGCAATGTTTACTGTTTTTATCATTCTTGCTTCCATTTGGGGATTGATGGAAATCGTTCATAAAATAACCAAGAGAATAACGATTGCCCCTCCAATTCCTACATCTCCAGATATTTTAGGAGAATCTGAAATCGAAGTAGATAAAAATAGAGAAATGGTAGCTATTCTAATGGCTTTAATTTATGCTCACGAAGAAAAACCAGCAAAAAAATATGAAGTCATAGAAATAAAACAAATCAAATAG
- a CDS encoding DNA topoisomerase III, with protein MGKSVVIAEKPSVARDIARVLNCSKKGQGFLEGDRYIVTWALGHLVTLAEPEQYDKKYKTWNLNDLPMLPQDLKLMVIKQSSRQYNAVKACLLRKDVNEIIIATDAGREGELVARWIIEKAKVHKPMKRLWISSVTDKAIKDGFENLKPAKNYENLYQSAVARSEADWYIGLNATRALTTKFNAQLNCGRVQTPVVAIIAQRENEIKNFTPQTYYGAQAKTIDGLKLLWQDQKNNHTRVFEKEKMEKIVNKIGKQPAIVTSIDRKKKKSYSSGLYDLTELQRDANKRYGYSAKETLNLMQSLYEQHKLLTYPRTDSRFISTDVVSTLSDRLKAIAIPTYRPLVNKVLKAPIKANTSFVDDKKVSDHHAIIPTEQVVQIQKLSDRERKIYDLVVKRFIAVLFPPEIWEQVTLQAELGGETFTATGRTVLQMGWKEVYNNQYDDDSSNENKDQTLPQLEKNDKLEISYVVETTGQTKPPAPFTEATLLTAMENPGKYLESQDKEIAQTLKATGGLGTVATRADIMEKLFGSFMLEKRGNSIHTTGKGRQLLELVPTDLKSPELTGEWELKLEEIAKGKLKKKLLLVK; from the coding sequence ATGGGAAAAAGCGTAGTAATAGCGGAAAAACCTTCCGTAGCACGTGATATCGCACGTGTCTTAAATTGTTCAAAAAAAGGACAAGGATTTTTAGAAGGAGATCGTTATATTGTGACATGGGCGTTAGGACACTTAGTTACTTTAGCAGAACCAGAACAATACGATAAAAAATATAAAACCTGGAATTTAAATGATTTACCAATGTTACCGCAAGATTTGAAATTAATGGTGATCAAACAAAGTAGCAGACAATACAATGCTGTGAAAGCATGTTTACTTCGCAAAGATGTAAATGAAATTATTATTGCAACGGATGCAGGACGCGAAGGTGAATTAGTAGCGCGTTGGATTATCGAAAAAGCTAAGGTTCATAAACCAATGAAACGTTTATGGATTTCTTCGGTAACTGACAAAGCCATTAAAGATGGATTCGAAAATTTAAAACCAGCTAAAAATTATGAAAACCTCTACCAGTCAGCAGTTGCTCGTTCAGAAGCAGATTGGTATATCGGATTAAATGCGACTCGTGCTCTAACGACAAAATTTAATGCACAATTAAATTGTGGCCGAGTACAAACTCCTGTTGTTGCTATCATAGCCCAACGAGAAAACGAAATAAAAAACTTCACGCCTCAGACCTATTATGGAGCGCAAGCGAAAACGATAGATGGACTAAAATTACTTTGGCAAGATCAAAAAAATAATCATACACGAGTTTTTGAAAAAGAAAAAATGGAGAAAATAGTTAATAAAATTGGAAAACAACCAGCAATTGTTACATCGATTGATCGTAAGAAAAAGAAGTCCTATTCAAGTGGGCTTTATGATTTAACCGAATTACAACGAGATGCCAATAAACGATATGGCTATTCTGCCAAGGAAACACTCAATCTCATGCAAAGTCTTTACGAACAACATAAATTATTAACCTACCCACGGACAGATTCCCGTTTTATTTCAACGGATGTTGTATCGACCTTATCGGATCGTTTGAAAGCTATTGCGATTCCAACTTATCGTCCACTCGTTAACAAAGTTTTAAAAGCTCCTATTAAGGCAAATACTTCTTTCGTAGATGACAAAAAAGTTTCTGATCACCATGCAATCATCCCCACAGAGCAAGTAGTGCAAATTCAGAAACTGTCTGATCGAGAAAGAAAAATTTATGACTTAGTAGTAAAACGCTTCATAGCAGTACTTTTCCCACCAGAAATATGGGAGCAAGTCACCTTACAAGCCGAATTAGGTGGAGAAACTTTTACTGCTACAGGCCGCACCGTGCTTCAAATGGGATGGAAAGAAGTTTATAACAATCAATACGACGATGATTCATCCAATGAAAATAAAGATCAAACTCTTCCTCAATTGGAAAAAAATGACAAATTAGAAATTAGCTATGTAGTAGAAACAACGGGTCAAACCAAACCACCTGCTCCTTTTACCGAAGCAACCTTATTAACTGCCATGGAAAATCCAGGTAAGTACTTGGAAAGTCAAGACAAAGAAATAGCCCAAACCTTGAAAGCAACAGGGGGATTAGGAACAGTCGCAACAAGAGCGGATATTATGGAAAAATTATTCGGTAGTTTTATGTTAGAAAAACGAGGGAATAGTATCCATACAACTGGAAAAGGCAGACAGCTTCTAGAATTAGTTCCAACTGATTTAAAATCACCTGAATTGACTGGTGAATGGGAATTGAAGCTAGAAGAAATTGCTAAAGGGAAACTAAAAAAGAAGCTTTTATTAGTGAAATGA
- a CDS encoding DUF1622 domain-containing protein, with protein sequence MSLHNILIEVIPVLAAIVESIGIIVIIYGVLRSAFLFIKSGGNLMASNPKMELARALAYSLEFKLAAEILKSVIVQTLDEFLVLGGVVIIRIILTFVIHWEIENNEKSEQVKKMK encoded by the coding sequence ATGAGTCTTCACAATATCTTAATCGAAGTAATTCCTGTTTTAGCAGCTATTGTAGAAAGTATTGGAATTATTGTAATCATCTACGGTGTATTACGTTCCGCTTTCTTATTTATCAAATCAGGTGGGAACTTGATGGCAAGCAATCCTAAAATGGAATTAGCGAGAGCACTCGCTTATAGTTTGGAATTTAAATTAGCAGCTGAGATACTCAAATCTGTTATTGTCCAAACACTAGATGAGTTCCTTGTTTTGGGAGGAGTCGTTATTATTCGAATTATCCTTACCTTTGTCATCCATTGGGAAATTGAAAATAATGAAAAAAGTGAACAAGTGAAAAAAATGAAGTAG
- a CDS encoding AAA family ATPase yields the protein MEKNPEETLRVEEEYFDPQTSIEDRLRGMEYNIKNNMALSTVPILREAIKNHPDHPFVNYLLGLSYYKNHDYIKAMAYAQKAVDQNPEEDSFLTLLAQLFAQQDFLQEAKNYAEKAYSINPENWEAAQMLAKMAFQRNQLEESLKYVQAVLKKKPSSYMMHRLTTKIYLQQERELASILASIATSEKYGYDDEIEYDRVYAYFIHGEFAECRKIYEDLKRTRPLSHSTQKVATLIDSLQPKKGSKKISQPHPFGQEFGSSFKKTKRTLDHSLEELNQLIGLDEVKSNINRIVKLVEYDKRRAYMLSIEKTEQPNYHFAFSGNPGTGKTTVARILGDIFHSLGILETGQLVEVDRSDLVGSYMGQTAQKTREIIDSAMGGVLFIDEAYSLSPRSHDQSDYGAEAIEVLIKAMEDYRGDFIVILAGYDTGMKELLKSNPGLSSRINMQIVFDDFSDSELLQIARDQAETNHYVLTKEAEKAFLLKINQEKVVPQFANARAVRNVMESAMRERAYRLSGESLTAEDLVILEPLDFGIDPNQLFGEDLQDYMVQLQHLVGLEDVKEQVKSIINYVRAEKRREELGHQVNELALHMVFTGNPGTGKTTIARLLSKILKSIGVLKRGHMIEVTRDDLVGQYIGQTGPKTLEKIKEAYGGVLFIDEAYSLYSGSESDFGYEAISTLIKEMEDNRDKLVVIMAGYPGEMEQMLSMNSGIRSRVAYTIDFPDYNSEELVEIFTMSASPQGFEISEEALNTLKKVFEEEYQTRDSHFGNARMARSLFEKTKLQQSNRLALDEEADLFEILPEDIEKSIL from the coding sequence GAAAAAAATCCGGAAGAAACACTTAGAGTAGAGGAAGAGTATTTCGATCCTCAAACGAGCATTGAAGACCGATTGCGTGGAATGGAATATAATATCAAAAATAATATGGCTCTTAGTACCGTACCCATTTTACGAGAAGCAATTAAAAATCATCCCGATCACCCATTTGTCAATTACTTATTAGGATTGAGCTATTATAAAAATCATGATTATATAAAAGCAATGGCTTATGCTCAAAAAGCGGTGGATCAAAATCCTGAGGAGGATTCCTTTCTAACCTTGTTGGCCCAATTATTTGCTCAACAAGATTTCTTACAAGAGGCTAAAAATTATGCTGAAAAAGCATATTCTATAAATCCTGAGAATTGGGAAGCAGCGCAAATGTTAGCGAAAATGGCTTTTCAACGCAACCAATTAGAAGAATCCTTAAAATATGTTCAAGCAGTACTAAAGAAAAAGCCGTCTTCTTATATGATGCATCGGTTAACGACTAAAATTTATTTACAACAGGAACGAGAGTTGGCCTCCATACTGGCCTCCATCGCTACTTCTGAAAAATATGGATATGATGATGAAATCGAATATGATCGCGTTTATGCTTATTTTATTCATGGAGAATTTGCTGAATGTCGAAAAATCTATGAGGATTTAAAACGAACCCGGCCGTTATCACATAGTACACAGAAAGTGGCTACCTTAATTGACAGTCTTCAACCTAAAAAAGGTAGCAAAAAAATAAGTCAGCCTCATCCATTTGGACAAGAGTTTGGCTCTTCGTTCAAAAAAACAAAACGGACACTAGACCATTCATTAGAAGAATTGAATCAACTGATTGGTTTGGATGAAGTGAAAAGTAATATTAATCGAATTGTGAAATTGGTTGAATATGATAAGCGCCGAGCGTATATGCTTTCTATTGAAAAAACAGAGCAGCCCAACTATCATTTTGCTTTCTCTGGCAATCCAGGAACAGGAAAAACAACGGTTGCACGAATTCTAGGGGATATATTTCATTCATTAGGAATTTTAGAAACCGGTCAATTAGTAGAAGTAGATCGTTCGGATCTAGTGGGTAGTTATATGGGACAAACTGCTCAAAAAACAAGAGAAATTATTGATTCTGCTATGGGGGGAGTTCTTTTTATTGATGAGGCATACTCCTTATCTCCACGTAGTCATGACCAAAGTGATTATGGAGCAGAAGCGATTGAAGTATTAATCAAAGCAATGGAAGATTATCGCGGTGATTTTATTGTCATTTTAGCAGGATATGATACAGGCATGAAGGAACTCTTAAAATCAAACCCAGGACTATCTAGCCGGATTAATATGCAAATTGTATTTGATGATTTCTCTGATTCCGAACTCTTACAGATAGCAAGAGATCAAGCTGAAACGAATCACTATGTACTTACAAAAGAAGCAGAAAAAGCATTTCTTTTAAAAATTAATCAAGAAAAAGTAGTACCTCAGTTTGCAAATGCACGAGCCGTCCGAAATGTTATGGAATCAGCGATGCGCGAACGCGCCTATCGCTTAAGTGGAGAATCATTGACAGCAGAAGACTTAGTAATTTTAGAACCGTTAGATTTTGGAATAGACCCTAATCAGCTATTTGGTGAAGATTTGCAAGATTATATGGTGCAATTGCAACACTTGGTAGGCTTAGAAGATGTCAAAGAACAGGTGAAATCCATCATCAATTATGTACGAGCTGAAAAGCGAAGGGAAGAATTAGGGCATCAAGTAAATGAATTGGCCTTACACATGGTATTTACTGGAAATCCAGGAACAGGGAAAACAACGATTGCTCGACTACTTAGTAAAATTTTGAAATCGATTGGAGTCTTGAAACGAGGGCATATGATTGAAGTAACTCGCGATGATTTGGTGGGACAATATATTGGTCAAACAGGACCGAAGACATTGGAAAAAATCAAAGAAGCCTATGGAGGAGTATTGTTTATTGATGAAGCGTACTCTCTTTATTCCGGTTCGGAAAGTGATTTTGGCTATGAAGCAATCAGCACCTTGATTAAAGAAATGGAAGACAATCGGGATAAACTAGTAGTCATTATGGCAGGTTATCCAGGAGAAATGGAACAAATGCTCAGTATGAATTCTGGAATTCGCAGTCGAGTTGCATATACAATTGATTTTCCAGATTATAACAGTGAGGAATTAGTCGAAATATTTACGATGAGTGCGAGTCCACAAGGATTTGAAATAAGTGAGGAAGCATTGAATACTCTAAAGAAAGTGTTTGAGGAAGAATATCAGACACGTGATAGTCATTTTGGAAATGCTCGCATGGCACGAAGTCTTTTTGAAAAAACAAAACTACAGCAAAGTAATCGCTTAGCATTGGATGAAGAAGCTGATTTGTTTGAAATTTTACCCGAGGATATTGAAAAAAGTATTCTTTAA
- a CDS encoding AI-2E family transporter, whose translation MQENNKKNTKVNEDMHFINFWGGKKLVFTLGVLILIALLIMIFNQVSFVFQPLQVVFTTIVAPLILAVVFYHLLNPLVSWMERRGLKRKFGTAIVFIVFLVLLGYGLVLLIPILSEQIGEFVSDFPDYIDTLKQRLEGFVSGSMFESYYQNAMNSLDSTVGSIPTKVMDWIGSSSQEIVDVFSTISTVVSVIITFPVILFFMLADKGKFRPFMMKMIPPIFRDDIQTVSTRVSNVVRSYIQGEILVALSLGVLLFFGYLLIGLDYAFVLATIATVTAIIPFIGATIGIIPALIVAAFTSPAMLFKMALVWGVGQFIQGNIIEPNIMGKNLKMHPLTIIIILLVMGNLLGIIGMILGVPLFAIIKVFLEYMLEQFKKRYNRYFSEVAGPYEIDRDLAGDTVVYDETGTVKRDFSSSAEEEED comes from the coding sequence ATGCAAGAAAATAATAAAAAAAATACAAAAGTTAATGAAGATATGCATTTCATTAACTTTTGGGGTGGAAAAAAACTAGTTTTTACTTTAGGTGTGCTAATTTTAATAGCACTTCTGATTATGATTTTTAATCAAGTCTCCTTTGTTTTTCAACCTTTACAAGTTGTTTTTACTACTATTGTTGCTCCTTTAATCCTTGCGGTAGTCTTCTATCACTTATTAAATCCACTCGTTTCCTGGATGGAGAGACGAGGTCTTAAAAGAAAATTCGGTACAGCTATTGTCTTTATTGTTTTCCTAGTTCTATTGGGATATGGACTAGTTCTCTTAATTCCGATCTTATCCGAACAAATCGGAGAATTTGTATCCGACTTCCCTGATTATATTGACACGTTAAAACAACGTTTAGAAGGATTTGTTTCTGGAAGTATGTTTGAAAGCTATTATCAAAATGCTATGAATAGTTTAGATAGCACCGTTGGAAGTATTCCTACAAAAGTAATGGATTGGATTGGGAGTTCTTCTCAAGAAATTGTCGATGTCTTTTCTACTATTTCGACTGTCGTATCTGTTATTATTACTTTCCCAGTTATTCTTTTCTTTATGTTGGCAGATAAAGGGAAATTTAGACCTTTTATGATGAAAATGATCCCACCTATTTTCCGTGATGATATTCAAACTGTTTCCACACGTGTTTCCAATGTCGTTCGTTCTTATATCCAAGGAGAAATATTAGTAGCTCTTAGCTTAGGTGTTTTATTATTCTTTGGTTATCTGTTGATTGGGTTAGATTATGCTTTCGTACTAGCAACCATCGCTACCGTAACAGCAATCATCCCTTTTATCGGTGCAACGATTGGTATCATTCCTGCTTTAATTGTCGCTGCTTTCACTTCACCAGCAATGCTATTTAAAATGGCTCTCGTTTGGGGTGTTGGACAGTTTATCCAAGGAAATATTATTGAACCAAATATTATGGGTAAAAACTTAAAGATGCATCCACTAACCATTATTATTATCTTATTAGTGATGGGAAACCTTTTAGGAATTATTGGAATGATTTTAGGAGTACCTTTATTCGCGATTATTAAGGTGTTTCTAGAATATATGCTGGAACAATTTAAAAAACGTTACAACCGTTATTTTTCTGAAGTAGCTGGTCCTTATGAAATTGATCGTGATTTAGCTGGAGATACAGTTGTTTATGATGAAACTGGGACGGTTAAGAGAGATTTCTCTTCTTCAGCTGAAGAAGAGGAAGATTAA
- a CDS encoding sodium ion-translocating decarboxylase subunit beta: MLQILLDLWNHSGIASISYKEIIMIIISLLFLYLAIKKGYEPYLLIPISFGILLVNLPLGGLMTAPIDGQPGGLLYYLFQGTNLGIYPPLIFLCLGASTDFGPLIANPKTLLLGGAAQFGIFAAFFVALSLNMTPQESAAIAIIGGADGPTAIFLAALLAEHLLPVIALAAYSYMALVPIIQPPIMKFLTTEEERKTMMKQLRPVHKIERILFPIITTIFVSLLVPSATALIGMLMLGNLIRESERVPKLTETLQNSFMYIVTILLGLTVGAKATGDLFLSATTLKIIALGLFAFIIGTISGVLMGKLMYKLTGGKINPLIGAAGVSAVPMAARVVQKEGVKYNPSNYLLMHAMGPNVAGVIGSAVAAGVLLSFFG, encoded by the coding sequence ATGTTGCAAATATTATTAGACTTATGGAATCATTCTGGAATTGCATCCATATCCTACAAAGAAATTATTATGATTATTATTTCACTCCTTTTTCTATACTTAGCTATCAAAAAAGGATATGAACCTTATCTTCTAATTCCCATTTCTTTTGGAATTTTACTTGTTAATCTCCCTTTAGGCGGACTTATGACTGCTCCAATAGACGGACAGCCAGGAGGTTTACTCTATTATCTCTTTCAAGGAACTAATTTAGGAATTTATCCCCCTCTTATTTTCCTTTGCCTCGGTGCTTCTACTGACTTTGGTCCATTGATTGCAAATCCAAAAACATTACTACTTGGTGGCGCTGCCCAGTTCGGTATTTTTGCAGCTTTTTTTGTGGCATTGTCTTTAAATATGACCCCACAGGAATCAGCAGCCATTGCCATCATCGGTGGTGCCGATGGTCCTACTGCTATTTTTCTAGCTGCACTACTGGCTGAGCACTTACTACCAGTCATTGCATTAGCGGCCTATTCCTATATGGCTCTTGTTCCTATTATCCAACCACCTATTATGAAATTTCTAACCACAGAAGAAGAAAGAAAAACCATGATGAAACAACTACGTCCCGTTCATAAAATTGAACGGATTCTATTTCCCATTATTACAACGATTTTTGTAAGTTTATTAGTTCCCTCTGCAACTGCATTGATTGGTATGTTAATGTTAGGAAATTTAATCAGGGAAAGCGAACGAGTTCCTAAATTAACCGAAACCTTACAAAATTCTTTTATGTACATCGTTACGATATTATTAGGATTAACCGTTGGTGCAAAAGCAACTGGGGATCTTTTCCTCTCTGCTACAACATTGAAGATTATTGCTCTAGGACTATTTGCTTTTATAATTGGAACTATTTCAGGAGTATTGATGGGCAAGCTCATGTATAAATTAACCGGTGGGAAAATTAATCCACTAATTGGTGCTGCCGGAGTCTCTGCTGTTCCAATGGCAGCTCGAGTTGTACAAAAAGAAGGAGTTAAATATAACCCTTCTAATTATCTATTAATGCACGCTATGGGACCAAACGTTGCTGGTGTAATTGGTTCTGCAGTAGCAGCAGGAGTACTTCTCTCCTTCTTTGGTTGA
- a CDS encoding NAD(P)H-hydrate dehydratase, which produces MKKLVTRTQMKAIDSYSIEKIGIPSMVLMENAANEVVRIMEKKITPKDIILIVCGSGNNGGDGLAAARILSNSGYQVDVFFAGKRDQLTTESRQQLTIVENLDIVIWNSIDEINFSNYTILVDALFGIGLNRDIEGTFAQVIQQMNEHESYIYALDIPSGISADHAKVLGTAVKADVTITFGFAKIGQVLHPGNHYVGELKIVDIGFPPSALESIDSNYVSYDEYDLSHIPTRKQHSHKGSFGRVLIIAGSENMSGAAYLSAKAAYRTGAGLVEILSTDVNRIILQTQLPEAILTTYNPDQLEDKAEKEKIKKAIQRADAVVIGPGIGVTESSKQLLDITTLYLEKPTVFDADAINLIADFYNSFPLMRDHPYVRLNEFSHTLPPQSIITPHLKELARLMDKSVSYIEDQLLEVVDLCTTDSQLIYAIKDARTLVGYDQERYINNSGNSGMATAGSGDVLTGIIAGLLAQGTEPFQATKLAVYIHGLAGDYAAKQTSEYTMMASDIIEALDSILK; this is translated from the coding sequence ATGAAAAAATTAGTAACTCGAACACAGATGAAAGCCATTGATTCTTACTCCATTGAAAAAATTGGAATCCCTTCAATGGTATTAATGGAAAATGCAGCTAATGAAGTGGTTCGGATTATGGAGAAGAAAATTACCCCAAAAGATATCATATTGATTGTATGCGGTTCTGGAAACAATGGCGGCGATGGTTTAGCAGCAGCTCGAATTCTTTCAAACAGCGGCTATCAAGTTGATGTCTTTTTTGCGGGAAAAAGAGACCAATTAACTACAGAATCAAGACAGCAATTAACGATTGTAGAGAATTTAGATATTGTTATTTGGAATTCTATTGATGAAATAAATTTTAGCAATTATACAATTTTAGTAGATGCATTATTCGGAATTGGCTTAAATCGAGATATAGAAGGAACATTTGCCCAAGTGATCCAACAAATGAATGAACATGAAAGTTATATATATGCATTAGATATTCCTTCAGGGATTTCTGCAGATCATGCAAAAGTTCTGGGTACTGCTGTAAAAGCAGACGTTACGATTACTTTTGGTTTTGCAAAAATTGGTCAAGTTCTTCATCCTGGAAATCATTACGTGGGTGAATTAAAAATAGTAGATATTGGCTTTCCACCTTCTGCTTTAGAATCGATTGATTCTAATTATGTTTCCTATGATGAGTATGATTTAAGTCATATTCCAACACGTAAGCAACATTCACATAAAGGATCATTTGGACGGGTGCTCATTATTGCTGGTTCAGAAAACATGAGTGGAGCAGCTTATCTATCTGCTAAAGCTGCCTATCGTACGGGTGCTGGTCTAGTTGAAATCCTTTCTACAGATGTCAATCGTATCATCTTGCAAACGCAACTTCCAGAAGCAATCCTTACTACTTATAACCCTGATCAATTAGAAGATAAAGCAGAAAAAGAAAAAATTAAAAAAGCAATACAACGAGCTGACGCTGTAGTAATTGGACCAGGAATCGGTGTTACCGAATCTTCTAAACAATTACTTGATATTACAACACTCTATTTAGAAAAACCTACTGTATTTGATGCAGATGCCATCAACCTTATTGCAGATTTTTATAATTCCTTTCCTTTGATGCGCGATCATCCTTATGTAAGATTGAATGAGTTTTCTCATACTTTGCCACCTCAATCAATCATTACCCCTCATTTAAAAGAGTTGGCTCGGTTAATGGATAAAAGTGTTTCTTATATCGAGGATCAATTACTTGAAGTTGTAGATTTATGTACAACTGATTCTCAATTAATCTACGCTATTAAAGATGCTCGTACGTTAGTTGGGTATGATCAAGAACGATATATCAATAATTCGGGAAATAGCGGGATGGCAACCGCTGGATCTGGAGATGTTCTAACTGGAATCATTGCTGGCTTATTAGCACAAGGAACAGAACCTTTCCAAGCCACAAAACTGGCTGTCTACATTCATGGGCTGGCTGGAGATTACGCTGCAAAGCAAACATCTGAGTATACTATGATGGCTAGTGATATTATCGAAGCTTTGGACAGCATTTTAAAGTAG
- a CDS encoding biotin/lipoyl-containing protein, which yields MKKYEIEVDGQLYHVKVRELPDDASMKMEDSSSQPPVNHPISTNTNERAEDQIIAPISGTILKILVNPNQNVQAGTPLLILEAMKMENEIVAPKDGTVKKILVKPNESVDSEQVLIVF from the coding sequence ATGAAAAAATATGAAATAGAAGTGGATGGACAACTATATCATGTGAAGGTACGAGAGCTCCCTGATGATGCATCCATGAAAATGGAAGATTCATCTTCTCAACCACCTGTTAATCATCCCATTTCTACAAATACAAATGAAAGAGCGGAAGACCAAATAATCGCTCCCATATCAGGAACCATTCTGAAAATACTAGTCAATCCCAATCAAAACGTACAGGCGGGAACTCCTTTACTAATACTTGAAGCTATGAAGATGGAAAATGAAATTGTTGCCCCTAAAGATGGAACGGTAAAGAAAATATTAGTGAAACCAAATGAGAGTGTTGATTCAGAACAAGTATTAATCGTGTTCTAG
- a CDS encoding cob(I)yrinic acid a,c-diamide adenosyltransferase, producing MKPPIYTRTGDKGKTRIGGGTAVGKSDHRVEAFGELDHVNSWCGLVEATLAKDAYAEDIRKDLRITQQFLFDCTSDLSVPHGYREYKITADHLTWLEEKIDTYSKETSEIQFFIIPGGTESSSWLHVLRTTTRNAERKVVAFMQAEPEEVNPFVLKFVNRLSDYFFEVARVINQRNQVEDVAYERSEKVFHLSKEEREKKE from the coding sequence ATGAAACCACCTATTTATACAAGGACAGGGGATAAAGGTAAGACTAGAATTGGCGGAGGAACAGCAGTTGGGAAAAGTGATCATCGTGTAGAAGCTTTTGGTGAATTGGATCATGTGAATTCTTGGTGTGGCTTAGTAGAAGCTACCTTAGCTAAAGATGCGTATGCAGAAGATATTCGTAAAGACTTACGAATCACTCAACAATTCCTTTTTGATTGTACATCAGACCTTTCCGTCCCTCATGGTTATCGGGAGTACAAAATTACTGCCGATCATCTAACATGGTTAGAAGAAAAAATTGATACATATAGCAAAGAAACCTCAGAAATCCAATTTTTTATTATACCTGGAGGAACAGAATCTTCTAGCTGGCTACATGTTTTAAGAACAACAACACGTAATGCAGAGAGAAAAGTAGTTGCATTCATGCAAGCAGAGCCAGAAGAAGTAAATCCTTTCGTATTAAAATTTGTAAATCGATTATCTGATTATTTCTTTGAAGTGGCTCGTGTGATCAATCAACGAAATCAAGTAGAAGATGTAGCTTACGAGCGAAGTGAAAAAGTATTCCACCTTTCTAAAGAAGAACGCGAAAAAAAGGAATAA